From Desulfatibacillum aliphaticivorans DSM 15576, a single genomic window includes:
- a CDS encoding DUF2232 domain-containing protein, translated as MTAIPGVKASGRDLAMGILTTGVFLVAAILLGRFSTALELILPAPMVYYRAVYGRFSAVMILAGAAAFVALFGADYIAGEEVVTYASILSLGVIIQECLEKGLSLEKTTVYSLVGFILIWGAALTLIQGDSFRYEAQGQEEFQRFEELVASIQGPEFLKQIQSELTQEQRQSLIRAIKRVYLGAVLASVMLIAWLNIWFARLIYLRMGWPYPDYVPFREWKAPDHLVWVAIACMGGLIFFQGTAINDMALIVGILVMAVYMLNGLAIVLFQMNKFRIPGPQQVLIICVVYVIAWPIAMLMLAGLGLFDLWADYRKLQKKGFAEDDNEGDIN; from the coding sequence ATGACGGCAATCCCCGGAGTAAAAGCTTCCGGCAGGGATCTTGCCATGGGCATTCTGACCACCGGCGTCTTTCTTGTCGCGGCCATACTGCTGGGCAGGTTCTCAACCGCTTTGGAACTGATCCTGCCCGCGCCCATGGTTTATTACAGGGCGGTTTACGGAAGATTCAGCGCGGTCATGATTTTGGCCGGCGCCGCTGCTTTCGTCGCCCTGTTCGGCGCCGATTACATAGCCGGCGAAGAAGTCGTCACCTATGCCAGCATCCTTTCCCTCGGCGTCATTATCCAGGAATGCCTGGAAAAAGGCTTAAGCCTTGAAAAGACGACGGTATACAGCCTTGTAGGCTTTATACTGATTTGGGGAGCCGCCCTGACATTGATTCAAGGCGACTCCTTTCGGTACGAAGCCCAAGGGCAGGAGGAATTTCAGAGATTCGAGGAATTGGTTGCTTCCATCCAGGGCCCCGAATTCCTGAAACAGATACAATCGGAACTGACTCAGGAGCAGCGCCAATCGTTAATAAGAGCGATTAAGCGGGTTTACCTGGGTGCGGTTCTGGCCTCAGTCATGCTCATCGCCTGGCTGAATATCTGGTTTGCAAGGTTAATTTACTTGCGAATGGGATGGCCCTATCCCGACTATGTTCCATTCAGGGAATGGAAAGCGCCGGATCACTTGGTTTGGGTCGCTATCGCCTGCATGGGCGGACTCATTTTCTTCCAGGGGACGGCCATCAACGACATGGCCCTGATCGTGGGCATTTTGGTCATGGCCGTCTACATGCTTAACGGGCTGGCCATCGTCTTGTTTCAAATGAACAAGTTCCGTATTCCCGGACCTCAGCAGGTTCTCATCATCTGCGTGGTCTATGTCATTGCATGGCCCATCGCCATGCTCATGCTGGCGGGTCTGGGATTATTCGACCTGTGGGCTGATTACAGAAAGCTCCAGAAAAAAGGTTTTGCGGAGGACGACAATGAAGGTGATATTAACTGA
- the rpsR gene encoding 30S ribosomal protein S18: MAFRRKRRFFHRRKVCRFCADKTLEINYKDPRTLKYFTTERGKIVPRRISGTCAKHQRALTTAIKRARAIALMPFVGNTPDA; encoded by the coding sequence ATGGCTTTTAGAAGAAAAAGAAGGTTTTTCCATCGCCGCAAGGTTTGTCGTTTTTGTGCTGATAAGACCCTGGAGATTAATTACAAGGATCCCAGGACCCTGAAATATTTCACTACGGAACGGGGCAAAATCGTGCCCAGGCGCATCTCCGGAACCTGCGCCAAGCATCAGCGGGCTCTGACCACGGCCATCAAAAGGGCCAGGGCCATTGCTCTGATGCCTTTTGTGGGCAACACCCCGGACGCTTAG
- the rpsF gene encoding 30S ribosomal protein S6, with product MRRYETIFISDPDLPEDNRATLFEKMQGLIAEHDGYIAFFDEWGARKLAYEVKKKKRGYYVLMDFCAEGSLIAEMERIMRIDDRILKFLTIQTEEEVDLDAVKEQVAKAKAEKEAAQKAAAEKAEAARLEAEKAAEEEAAKAAEAPAKEAPAAEAPAEEAPAEEAPAEEAPAEAPAEEPAEEPKSDEEDA from the coding sequence ATGAGAAGGTACGAAACTATTTTCATTTCGGATCCTGATCTTCCGGAAGACAACAGAGCAACGTTGTTCGAGAAGATGCAGGGTTTGATTGCGGAACACGACGGCTACATAGCCTTTTTTGACGAATGGGGCGCCCGAAAGCTCGCCTACGAAGTCAAAAAGAAGAAAAGAGGCTATTACGTCCTCATGGATTTCTGCGCGGAAGGAAGCCTGATCGCGGAAATGGAGCGCATCATGCGCATCGACGATCGGATTCTCAAGTTCCTCACCATCCAGACGGAAGAGGAAGTGGACCTGGATGCCGTGAAGGAACAAGTGGCCAAGGCCAAGGCTGAAAAGGAAGCCGCTCAGAAAGCCGCCGCCGAAAAGGCCGAAGCCGCCAGGCTGGAAGCCGAAAAGGCCGCTGAAGAAGAAGCCGCCAAGGCTGCGGAAGCCCCGGCCAAAGAAGCTCCGGCTGCAGAAGCCCCGGCCGAAGAAGCTCCGGCCGAAGAAGCTCCGGCTGAAGAAGCTCCGGCTGAAGCCCCCGCCGAGGAGCCCGCCGAAGAACCGAAATCCGATGAGGAGGATGCATAA
- a CDS encoding DUF4390 domain-containing protein: MTFKISHNIKTIICALVAFVCLTSAWPAPALAEEARITDFVVTNTRDDLLIYLTLEGCFTKDIEEAILTGIPTTFSIFASLSRHRSFWMDKEIADLTITHAITYDSLKKEFTVVRSEKEGPPLVTRDFSEAKKAMSEVDSLKIVALDKLEKGHKYQVQAKAELDKVTLPLYLHYVLFFVSAWDFETKWYTIDFMY, translated from the coding sequence TTGACATTCAAGATTTCCCATAACATCAAGACGATCATATGCGCCCTTGTCGCCTTTGTGTGCCTGACCAGCGCATGGCCTGCGCCAGCCCTGGCCGAAGAAGCGAGGATCACGGACTTTGTGGTGACCAACACCCGGGACGACTTATTGATATATCTGACTTTGGAAGGATGTTTCACCAAGGATATTGAAGAGGCTATCCTAACCGGCATTCCCACCACGTTTTCCATATTCGCTTCCTTATCCCGCCATAGAAGTTTCTGGATGGACAAGGAAATCGCAGATCTCACCATCACCCACGCCATCACCTATGACAGTCTGAAAAAAGAGTTCACCGTAGTCCGCTCGGAAAAGGAAGGCCCTCCTTTGGTGACCCGGGATTTTTCCGAAGCCAAAAAGGCCATGTCCGAGGTCGACAGCTTGAAGATCGTAGCCCTGGACAAGCTGGAAAAAGGCCATAAATACCAAGTGCAGGCTAAAGCTGAACTGGACAAGGTCACGTTGCCTTTGTATCTTCATTATGTGCTTTTTTTCGTGTCCGCCTGGGACTTTGAAACCAAGTGGTATACGATTGATTTTATGTATTAA
- a CDS encoding sensor histidine kinase, translating into MPLKLKNTKGFKNISDAERKKRRREWVLAVLIIFFIAALTYAQTRGIQFGKSIPVSSTVLMFIIININLLLVIILFFLVVRNVVKLLYERRSRVLGSQLRTKLALSFITLSIVPTAVLFFFSLLFISHSITSWFNVPVLNSLESSLEVGRELYEQVESNHEFFVQRVAYQVKAKNYLDPDRNKALSHYVVITQREFNLDAVEIYGPDAALTAFSSDLFTDSGALPPLKLADLQKEGDSEEKKFYTFNVSLPHGELVRTIGPIPFSETRKKAAGFVAISTLLPAKLSKNLTSIKDGVDSYRQTQILKDPFESHLYITLSIVAMLVLFCAIWFGFHLAKTLTVPIAHLAEGTRRVAGGDLEFTLLKIADDEMGSLVDAFNKMTRDLRMSREQLEYTALRLAEQNTEIENRRVYMEVVLRNVSAGVISLDDSGRFATINTSAEKMLGIRGEDILGRSYKDMLSGEYTLVVEEALEKLEMSGENYLEIPVKLIVNERPRSFLVHVSALVDDQNQDMGMVVVFDDLTELERAQRLAAWREVARRVAHEVKNPLTPIKLSAQRLARKFQDQVDDPVFGKCTDTIIEQVDVIRNLVNEFSAYARFPSPAPTPCDLPALTAEAMVPYLESPGEIRFELSADENTPRLMLDHRQIKRALINLVDNAIAAIEGPGAIHVSVKYNPGAKTVRVEVADTGKGITAEEKVRLFEPYFSTKKAGTGLGLSIVNTIVTDHGGAIRVANNHPKGARFIVEFPVE; encoded by the coding sequence ATGCCGCTAAAGCTGAAAAATACCAAAGGGTTTAAAAACATTTCCGATGCGGAGAGAAAAAAACGCCGCCGGGAATGGGTGCTGGCGGTCCTCATCATATTTTTCATAGCGGCTCTCACCTACGCCCAGACCCGGGGCATTCAGTTCGGCAAGTCCATACCGGTTTCCAGCACTGTTCTGATGTTCATCATCATCAACATCAACCTGCTGCTGGTTATCATCCTGTTTTTCCTGGTCGTTCGCAACGTGGTCAAGCTGCTGTACGAACGGCGAAGCAGGGTGCTTGGCTCCCAACTTAGAACCAAGCTGGCTTTATCGTTCATCACCCTGTCCATCGTGCCTACGGCGGTTTTGTTTTTCTTTTCGCTCCTTTTCATCAGCCACAGCATCACGTCGTGGTTTAACGTCCCTGTGCTCAATTCTTTGGAAAGTTCTTTGGAAGTGGGCCGGGAATTGTACGAACAAGTGGAGTCCAATCACGAATTTTTCGTCCAGCGGGTCGCCTATCAGGTAAAAGCGAAGAACTACCTGGACCCCGACAGGAACAAGGCCCTCAGTCACTACGTGGTCATCACCCAGCGGGAATTCAACCTGGATGCGGTGGAGATTTACGGACCGGACGCCGCATTGACTGCGTTTTCTTCGGACCTGTTTACGGACTCCGGCGCCCTGCCCCCTTTAAAGCTGGCCGACTTGCAGAAGGAAGGGGATTCGGAAGAGAAAAAATTCTATACCTTTAATGTATCGCTTCCCCATGGCGAACTGGTTAGAACCATCGGGCCCATTCCGTTTTCGGAAACCCGCAAGAAGGCGGCCGGTTTTGTGGCGATTTCCACCCTCCTGCCCGCCAAACTGTCCAAAAATCTGACCTCCATCAAAGACGGCGTGGATTCCTACCGCCAAACCCAGATTCTAAAGGACCCCTTTGAGTCCCATTTGTACATCACCTTGTCCATTGTGGCCATGCTGGTGCTTTTTTGCGCCATCTGGTTCGGATTTCATCTGGCCAAAACCCTGACCGTGCCCATTGCCCACCTGGCGGAAGGCACCCGAAGGGTTGCCGGCGGAGACCTGGAATTCACCCTTCTAAAAATCGCCGACGACGAAATGGGCAGTCTGGTGGACGCGTTTAACAAGATGACCCGGGACCTGCGCATGAGCCGGGAGCAGTTGGAGTACACGGCTCTCAGGCTGGCGGAGCAGAACACGGAGATAGAAAATCGCCGGGTGTATATGGAGGTTGTGCTGCGAAACGTTTCCGCCGGGGTCATCTCTTTGGACGACAGCGGGCGATTCGCCACCATCAACACATCCGCGGAAAAGATGCTGGGGATTCGAGGCGAGGATATTCTCGGGCGTTCTTACAAGGACATGCTTTCGGGCGAGTACACCCTGGTGGTGGAGGAAGCTCTTGAAAAGCTCGAGATGTCCGGCGAAAACTACCTGGAAATCCCTGTCAAACTGATCGTGAACGAACGCCCCAGGAGCTTTTTGGTCCATGTTTCCGCTTTGGTGGACGATCAGAATCAGGACATGGGCATGGTGGTGGTTTTTGACGACCTGACCGAGCTGGAGCGGGCTCAAAGGCTGGCTGCATGGCGGGAGGTTGCCCGCAGAGTGGCCCATGAGGTCAAGAACCCCCTTACGCCCATTAAACTGTCAGCCCAGAGGCTTGCCCGGAAGTTCCAGGATCAGGTGGACGATCCGGTGTTCGGCAAATGCACGGACACTATTATTGAACAGGTGGACGTCATACGGAATCTTGTGAATGAGTTTTCCGCATACGCAAGATTTCCGTCCCCGGCTCCCACTCCATGCGATTTGCCGGCGCTGACGGCGGAAGCCATGGTTCCGTACCTGGAAAGCCCCGGAGAAATCAGGTTTGAGCTGAGCGCGGATGAAAATACGCCCAGGCTCATGCTGGACCACAGGCAGATCAAACGGGCGTTGATCAATCTGGTGGACAACGCCATCGCCGCCATTGAGGGCCCGGGCGCCATTCACGTCTCCGTGAAGTACAATCCCGGAGCGAAAACCGTCAGAGTGGAAGTTGCGGATACGGGCAAGGGCATCACCGCTGAAGAAAAAGTCCGCTTGTTCGAACCGTATTTTTCCACTAAAAAAGCGGGTACAGGCCTGGGCCTGTCCATTGTAAACACGATTGTGACGGATCATGGGGGGGCCATTCGCGTGGCAAACAACCATCCCAAGGGCGCCCGGTTTATCGTGGAATTCCCCGTGGAATAG
- a CDS encoding sigma-54-dependent transcriptional regulator, whose product MFPSILIVDDEPSILDSLGGILTDEGFEVVTALNGYEAIKQLSKISPDLMLLDIWMPGMDGLETLKQVRKEHPSVPVVMITGHGTIETAVQATKLGAYDFIEKPLSIEKVVVTINNALNFRRLEEENLYLRKKALEKHSITGFSPAIMEVRNQINTVAPTDSWVLISGENGTGKEMVARTIHHLSARSDHPMVTVNCASISKKFMESELFGHEKGAFPGAKQRKRGRFELANQGTLFFDEVGDMDMETQSRILRVLENQKFQRVGGGRTITVDVRVIASTNKNLEEEIIKGAFREDLYYRLNVVPIAMPPLKERAQDIPSLCEEFFKEFAAADNLDEPKTISQNALEALMRYPWPGNVRELRNLVERLVISTKASHVDIRHIPPAYKDCAQEAIQDCGLDVFEVDSYKDAQKAFEIAYIQRQLVKHDNDPDATAAAIGMDKSAIKKILKKIR is encoded by the coding sequence ATGTTTCCAAGCATTTTAATAGTAGACGACGAGCCTTCCATCCTGGACTCTTTGGGCGGCATTTTAACCGACGAAGGGTTTGAGGTCGTCACCGCCCTGAACGGTTACGAGGCGATCAAGCAACTTTCCAAAATCTCGCCCGACCTCATGCTTCTGGATATCTGGATGCCGGGCATGGACGGGCTGGAGACCTTGAAACAGGTGCGCAAGGAGCATCCCTCAGTGCCCGTGGTTATGATAACGGGTCACGGAACCATTGAAACGGCGGTCCAGGCCACCAAACTGGGAGCTTACGATTTTATTGAAAAGCCCCTTTCCATCGAAAAGGTGGTGGTCACCATCAATAACGCCCTCAATTTCAGGCGGTTGGAGGAAGAAAACCTCTACCTGCGCAAGAAAGCCCTGGAGAAGCATTCCATCACCGGATTCAGCCCGGCCATCATGGAGGTGAGAAACCAGATCAACACCGTGGCGCCCACGGACTCCTGGGTATTGATTTCGGGGGAAAACGGAACCGGCAAGGAAATGGTCGCCCGCACCATCCATCATCTGTCCGCCAGGTCCGACCATCCCATGGTCACGGTCAACTGCGCTTCCATCTCAAAAAAGTTTATGGAAAGCGAGTTGTTCGGCCACGAAAAAGGCGCTTTTCCCGGCGCCAAGCAGCGCAAGCGCGGCCGATTTGAGTTGGCCAACCAGGGAACCCTGTTTTTCGACGAAGTGGGCGACATGGACATGGAAACCCAATCCAGGATTCTGCGGGTTTTGGAAAACCAGAAATTCCAGCGCGTGGGAGGAGGACGGACCATTACCGTGGACGTTCGCGTAATCGCCTCCACCAATAAAAACCTGGAAGAGGAAATCATCAAAGGCGCTTTCAGGGAGGATCTGTATTATCGCCTGAACGTGGTCCCCATCGCCATGCCTCCCCTGAAAGAGAGAGCCCAGGACATTCCCAGCCTGTGCGAGGAATTTTTCAAGGAATTCGCTGCGGCGGATAATCTGGATGAACCAAAAACCATCTCCCAAAACGCCTTGGAAGCCCTCATGCGCTACCCCTGGCCCGGCAACGTGCGGGAGTTGCGCAATCTGGTGGAGAGACTGGTGATTTCCACCAAGGCGTCTCATGTGGACATCAGGCACATACCGCCCGCTTATAAGGACTGCGCCCAGGAAGCCATCCAGGACTGCGGCTTGGACGTGTTTGAAGTAGACTCGTACAAAGACGCTCAAAAGGCCTTTGAAATCGCCTATATTCAGCGTCAACTGGTGAAACACGACAACGACCCGGACGCCACGGCTGCAGCCATAGGCATGGATAAGTCCGCCATTAAAAAGATTTTAAAAAAAATCAGGTAA
- the rsmD gene encoding 16S rRNA (guanine(966)-N(2))-methyltransferase RsmD: protein MRIIAGSRKGRKLKPVNIPGIRPTSDRVREAIFSILYQSVVEANVADLFAGTGAMGMEALSRGAAHCVFVEGNPKALSLINENLKHMDLEKNSQSLRWDAMKNLQCLKRTGLKFDLIFADPPYALNAVEDVLQVLAESDALNPGAVVVFESAANQGVVEKTGAFELTDQRKYGKTLVSFFRFML, encoded by the coding sequence ATGCGCATCATTGCAGGAAGCCGTAAGGGCAGAAAACTGAAGCCCGTCAATATTCCGGGAATCCGGCCCACTTCGGACAGGGTGCGGGAGGCTATTTTCAGCATCCTGTATCAGTCCGTGGTTGAGGCGAATGTCGCAGATTTGTTTGCGGGCACAGGCGCCATGGGCATGGAGGCCTTGTCCCGAGGCGCCGCCCATTGTGTGTTTGTGGAGGGCAATCCAAAGGCGTTAAGCCTGATCAACGAAAACCTGAAGCACATGGACCTGGAAAAGAACTCGCAAAGCCTTCGCTGGGACGCCATGAAAAACCTCCAATGCCTAAAAAGGACCGGGCTGAAATTCGACCTGATATTCGCGGATCCGCCATACGCCCTGAATGCTGTGGAAGACGTCCTGCAAGTTCTGGCGGAATCGGACGCCTTGAACCCGGGGGCTGTTGTGGTGTTTGAAAGCGCTGCCAACCAGGGAGTCGTGGAAAAGACCGGGGCTTTTGAGCTTACCGACCAGCGCAAATATGGGAAAACCCTTGTGTCGTTTTTCCGCTTCATGTTATGA
- the coaD gene encoding pantetheine-phosphate adenylyltransferase codes for MERTAIYAGSFDPVTNGHLDILKRGLKLFDRIIVAILINPNKQYLFSVEERISMLEEVTKEIPNTEIDTFSGLLVDYAEQKQAHAILRGMRAVSDFEYEFQLALMNRRLNREVQTVFLMTGLRWIFTSSSIIKEAARFGGNIHGMVPELVERRIDKKMKDTGLYIPPKNNKKQKG; via the coding sequence ATGGAAAGAACCGCTATCTACGCCGGATCTTTTGACCCGGTTACCAATGGACACCTGGACATTTTAAAGCGGGGACTTAAACTGTTTGACCGCATTATCGTGGCCATTCTGATCAACCCCAACAAGCAGTATCTTTTTTCCGTGGAAGAACGCATCAGCATGCTTGAAGAGGTGACCAAGGAAATCCCTAACACGGAAATCGACACGTTCAGCGGTTTGCTGGTGGACTATGCGGAACAAAAACAGGCTCATGCCATACTCCGGGGCATGCGGGCCGTGTCCGACTTTGAGTATGAGTTTCAATTGGCGCTCATGAATCGCCGTCTGAATCGCGAAGTCCAGACCGTTTTCCTCATGACCGGGCTGCGCTGGATATTCACCAGCAGCTCCATTATCAAGGAGGCGGCCCGTTTCGGCGGCAATATCCATGGCATGGTTCCCGAATTGGTGGAAAGGCGGATCGACAAAAAGATGAAGGACACGGGCCTGTATATCCCCCCCAAAAATAATAAAAAACAAAAAGGATAA
- a CDS encoding selenium metabolism-associated LysR family transcriptional regulator, which translates to MDLWQLHIFTKVVELGSFSKAAQAVNLSQPTVSSHIKDLEDHLNCRLIDRLGRKASPTKGGELLYSFATRLLALRDEAQSAMSSFLGKPTGSLAIAGSNIPGCYVLPKVIGAFSKYYPDVSISLKIGDTRSVSEDVIAGTVEMGVVGALSPNKQLTQDKLMDDHLTLIVPASHPLAEKEAVSIKSIADAPFIIREQGSGTRKFFEKVLADAGIGLDSLNISGQLGSTEAVREAIKAGLGVSIFSTRAVLGDLRCGSLKSIEISDLDFRRSFYLVRHRQRTASPLCQYFCDFLTANAHDLAGEVE; encoded by the coding sequence ATGGACCTATGGCAACTCCACATTTTCACCAAGGTGGTGGAGCTGGGCTCCTTTTCCAAAGCCGCCCAGGCAGTGAACCTTTCCCAGCCCACTGTAAGCAGCCATATCAAGGACCTTGAAGATCATTTAAACTGCCGGCTCATCGACCGTCTTGGCAGAAAAGCCTCTCCCACCAAAGGCGGAGAGCTGCTTTACTCCTTTGCCACCCGATTGCTGGCTTTACGCGACGAAGCCCAAAGCGCCATGTCCTCGTTTTTAGGCAAGCCCACCGGGTCGCTGGCCATCGCCGGAAGCAACATCCCCGGCTGCTATGTGCTGCCAAAGGTAATTGGCGCGTTTTCCAAATATTATCCGGACGTTTCCATTTCCCTGAAAATCGGGGACACCCGTTCAGTCTCGGAGGACGTGATTGCAGGAACGGTGGAAATGGGGGTTGTGGGGGCTCTTTCCCCCAATAAGCAGCTCACCCAGGACAAATTAATGGACGATCACCTTACCCTGATCGTTCCGGCCAGCCACCCCCTGGCGGAAAAGGAAGCCGTAAGCATCAAAAGCATTGCCGACGCGCCCTTTATCATCCGTGAACAAGGTTCGGGCACCCGAAAATTTTTTGAAAAAGTGCTGGCGGACGCAGGCATAGGCTTGGACAGCCTGAATATTTCAGGTCAATTGGGAAGCACGGAAGCCGTCCGGGAAGCCATCAAGGCCGGCCTGGGAGTTTCCATTTTCAGCACCCGCGCCGTATTGGGCGACCTGCGTTGCGGCTCCCTGAAATCCATAGAGATTTCGGACCTGGATTTCAGGCGTTCGTTTTATCTGGTTCGGCACCGCCAACGCACAGCCTCTCCTCTTTGCCAGTATTTTTGCGACTTTTTGACGGCCAACGCCCACGACTTGGCCGGAGAAGTCGAATAG
- a CDS encoding vitamin B12-dependent ribonucleotide reductase yields MSLSFSSSALVVLKKRYLKKDKNGRVIESPEKMLQRVADSVARADKDFDETADIQALAAQFYDLMSKGWFIPNSPTLMNAGRRLGQLSACFVLPVEDSIESIFDSLKHTAMIHKSGGGTGFSFSRVRPANDKVLSTAGVSSGPISFMAVFDAATETVKQGGTRRGANMAILRVDHPDIEEFIACKDDPAFLQNFNISVGLTQEFMEALEKGGDYELVNPRTRNSVKTLNAPKIFDMIVNSAWQSGEPGIIFLDRINEANPTPALGEIEATNPCGEQPLLPYESCNLGSINLGKMAEGGKLDKDRLKAVIHTAVHFLDNVVEINKYPLKEIKEQTLATRKVGLGVMGFADLLIKLGVPYDSEEAVAMAHEVMSLISEESKKASAQLGEARGNFPAYAGSIYDKPETPHMRNATTTTLAPTGTISIIANASSGIEPIFAVAYTRRVLDGERLHEFHPLFEEMAKEQGFFTEDLAKNIALEGSIQEMTNIPKEVRRLFKTSHDISPDWHVRIQAAFQKYTDNAVSKTVNFPHTATREDVEKVFKLARETGCKGVTIYRDGSRDHQVLSVASRSEGPRPTGELAPRARPIRTHGVTERIQTGCGRLYVTVNSDDQGMAEVFAQMGKTGGCASSQTEAAGRLISLALRSGVKPEEIIKQIKGIRCPSPAWQNGKMVLSCPDAIGQVLSHCTGAGDETEKAVGQCPDCGESLAHESGCLVCHSCGFSKCS; encoded by the coding sequence ATGAGTCTTTCCTTTTCTTCCAGCGCCCTGGTTGTCCTGAAAAAACGGTATCTCAAAAAAGACAAAAACGGCAGGGTAATAGAATCTCCTGAAAAAATGCTGCAAAGAGTGGCGGACTCCGTGGCTCGGGCCGACAAAGACTTTGATGAAACCGCTGACATCCAGGCCCTGGCCGCCCAATTTTACGACCTGATGAGCAAAGGATGGTTTATCCCCAACTCCCCTACCCTCATGAACGCAGGCCGTCGCCTGGGGCAGTTGTCCGCCTGTTTTGTGCTCCCTGTGGAGGATTCCATCGAGAGCATATTCGACTCCCTCAAGCATACGGCCATGATCCACAAAAGCGGCGGCGGTACGGGCTTTTCCTTTTCAAGGGTCAGGCCGGCCAATGACAAAGTGCTCTCCACGGCCGGAGTGTCTTCCGGGCCCATATCCTTCATGGCGGTGTTTGACGCAGCCACGGAAACCGTCAAGCAAGGAGGCACCCGCCGGGGGGCCAACATGGCCATTCTGCGGGTGGACCACCCGGATATCGAAGAGTTCATCGCCTGCAAGGACGATCCGGCATTCTTGCAAAACTTCAATATTTCCGTGGGTTTGACCCAAGAGTTCATGGAAGCCTTGGAAAAGGGCGGGGATTATGAACTGGTCAATCCGCGCACCAGGAATTCCGTCAAAACCCTGAACGCCCCCAAAATCTTTGACATGATCGTCAATTCCGCCTGGCAAAGCGGGGAGCCGGGGATCATCTTTCTGGACCGGATCAACGAAGCCAACCCCACCCCGGCCCTTGGCGAGATAGAAGCCACCAATCCCTGCGGGGAGCAGCCCTTGCTGCCATATGAGTCGTGCAATCTGGGCTCCATCAACCTGGGGAAAATGGCGGAAGGCGGAAAACTGGATAAAGACAGGCTGAAGGCTGTGATCCACACAGCCGTCCACTTTTTGGACAATGTGGTGGAAATCAACAAGTACCCACTCAAAGAGATCAAAGAACAAACCCTGGCCACCAGAAAGGTGGGACTGGGCGTCATGGGGTTCGCCGACCTTCTCATAAAACTGGGCGTTCCGTACGACTCCGAAGAAGCCGTCGCAATGGCTCACGAGGTCATGTCCCTGATATCCGAGGAATCCAAAAAGGCTTCGGCTCAGTTGGGCGAAGCCAGGGGGAATTTCCCTGCATACGCCGGCAGCATATACGATAAGCCGGAAACGCCCCACATGCGCAACGCAACCACCACCACGTTGGCGCCCACGGGCACCATCAGCATTATCGCCAATGCGTCGTCCGGCATCGAGCCCATATTTGCAGTAGCTTACACCCGGCGGGTTCTGGACGGGGAAAGGCTGCACGAATTTCATCCTCTGTTTGAGGAGATGGCCAAGGAACAAGGATTTTTCACCGAAGACCTGGCCAAGAACATCGCCCTGGAAGGCTCGATTCAGGAGATGACCAACATCCCCAAGGAAGTGCGCAGGCTGTTCAAGACCTCCCACGACATCTCGCCGGATTGGCATGTGAGGATTCAGGCCGCCTTTCAGAAATATACGGACAACGCGGTTTCCAAAACGGTCAATTTTCCCCATACCGCCACCCGCGAGGACGTGGAAAAGGTTTTTAAACTCGCCAGGGAAACCGGATGCAAGGGCGTGACCATCTACCGCGATGGGTCCCGGGACCACCAGGTTCTGTCCGTGGCCTCCCGAAGCGAAGGACCGCGCCCCACCGGAGAATTGGCGCCAAGAGCGCGGCCCATCCGCACCCATGGCGTGACCGAACGCATCCAGACCGGCTGCGGCAGGCTATACGTAACAGTGAACTCGGATGACCAGGGTATGGCCGAGGTTTTCGCCCAGATGGGCAAGACCGGCGGCTGCGCTTCGTCTCAGACGGAAGCGGCGGGCAGGCTGATTTCCCTGGCCCTCAGATCCGGAGTCAAGCCCGAGGAGATCATTAAGCAAATCAAGGGAATCCGCTGCCCCTCCCCTGCCTGGCAGAACGGCAAGATGGTGCTTTCATGCCCGGACGCCATAGGACAGGTGCTTTCCCACTGTACAGGCGCGGGAGACGAAACGGAAAAGGCCGTAGGCCAATGCCCGGATTGCGGCGAATCCCTGGCCCACGAATCAGGATGCCTGGTTTGCCATTCCTGCGGCTTCTCCAAGTGCTCCTGA